From Fibrobacter succinogenes, a single genomic window includes:
- a CDS encoding sodium-dependent transporter — MTERENFKSRLGFILIAAGCAIGLGNVWRFPFITGQYGGAAFVLIYLFFLLIFGFPILVMEFAVGRSSQRGVGRSFKVLEKPGHKWHYASVPMIVGNYLLMMFYTTVTGWMLYYFYRMVTMGDLMDMSPAEVGAEFTNMLGNGPLLSFWMVVATFAGLSIVALGLQRGVERITKTMMSALLIIMLILMIRVLTLPGAGEGLKFYLLPDFARLKEAGLGEVVFAALGQSFFTLSLGIGSMSIFGSYIKKKHSLLTEAAHICVLDTGVALIAGLIIIPSCFAFGLKPDAGPGLIFATLPNVFAQMPAGRVCGAAFFLFMSFAALSTLVAVFENIVAYWMDVRNVERQKAVKWNFIAIVILSLPCALGFNVLSSFEPLGPGSCVLDLEDFLVSNTLLPLGSLVFVLFCNSRYGWGQFKFIAEANLGVGMKFPKLKILHLYFKWVLPIIIAVIFVLGYMQKFAPGLYNKIFE; from the coding sequence ATGACAGAAAGAGAAAACTTTAAGTCCCGTTTAGGTTTTATCTTGATTGCCGCTGGTTGTGCCATTGGGCTTGGCAATGTGTGGCGTTTCCCGTTCATTACAGGGCAATACGGTGGTGCCGCTTTTGTTCTGATTTACCTCTTTTTCCTTTTGATTTTTGGATTCCCGATTCTTGTAATGGAATTTGCGGTAGGGCGTTCGTCTCAACGTGGGGTCGGTCGCTCGTTCAAGGTGCTTGAAAAGCCGGGCCACAAGTGGCATTATGCGAGCGTTCCGATGATCGTCGGTAACTACCTCTTGATGATGTTCTATACGACGGTCACGGGCTGGATGCTCTATTATTTTTACCGCATGGTGACGATGGGCGACCTCATGGATATGTCGCCAGCCGAAGTCGGTGCTGAATTTACGAATATGCTCGGCAATGGTCCGCTTCTTTCGTTCTGGATGGTGGTGGCAACATTTGCGGGGCTCTCGATTGTGGCGCTTGGGCTTCAGCGCGGTGTGGAACGCATTACGAAGACGATGATGTCTGCGCTCCTTATCATTATGCTTATCTTGATGATCCGCGTGCTCACGCTCCCGGGCGCGGGCGAAGGTCTTAAGTTCTACTTGCTACCGGACTTTGCGAGACTCAAGGAAGCTGGGCTTGGTGAAGTGGTTTTTGCCGCACTGGGTCAGTCGTTCTTTACGCTTAGCCTTGGTATTGGCTCCATGAGCATTTTCGGAAGTTACATCAAGAAAAAGCATTCGCTTTTGACAGAAGCAGCGCATATTTGTGTGCTCGATACGGGTGTGGCTTTGATTGCTGGGCTTATCATTATTCCGTCTTGCTTTGCGTTTGGACTCAAGCCGGATGCAGGTCCGGGATTGATTTTTGCGACGCTCCCGAATGTGTTTGCGCAGATGCCGGCGGGCCGTGTTTGCGGTGCTGCATTCTTCCTTTTCATGTCGTTTGCGGCACTTTCGACGCTTGTGGCGGTATTCGAAAACATTGTCGCTTACTGGATGGACGTGCGTAACGTGGAACGCCAAAAGGCGGTGAAGTGGAACTTTATTGCGATTGTGATTTTGTCGCTCCCGTGTGCGCTCGGCTTTAATGTGCTTTCTAGCTTTGAACCGCTTGGCCCTGGAAGCTGCGTGCTTGATCTCGAAGACTTTTTGGTTTCGAATACGCTCTTGCCGCTGGGCTCGCTTGTTTTTGTGCTGTTCTGCAACTCGCGCTATGGTTGGGGGCAGTTCAAGTTTATTGCCGAAGCGAATTTGGGTGTTGGCATGAAGTTCCCGAAGTTAAAGATTTTGCACCTTTACTTCAAGTGGGTTTTGCCGATTATCA
- a CDS encoding DUF2279 domain-containing protein, with protein sequence MRKANGSAFGSSASRKINAKICAFLLMLSLVFPAAALSSPGDPLTWRDSTWDYRSEDSLDIQPEIKPWRMAGVASLTLISYGAAYGFVLKKGWWDEKGHDFHFENDFDYALNLDKIGHFAAGVAFSEFFYEGYRWAGASEFRSYLYAGLSALATHIAIDIKDGFAPKWGFSIFDVLSGGLGGFLPMAERYVPLFKYIDLKWSYWINSNAYYNQNHQASDGIFTDDYVNHTYWLSVKPYRLLPEAARKYYPSWLAVAVGLSIDDGVFTGSKNPHREVYIALDYDLEAFRPQSRLARTIIKALNYFKLPAPTIQVYPKFNWYLLYPIKF encoded by the coding sequence ATGCGTAAGGCCAATGGTTCTGCTTTTGGCTCTTCCGCTTCTCGAAAAATAAACGCTAAAATTTGTGCGTTTTTGCTTATGCTGTCGCTGGTGTTCCCGGCGGCAGCTTTGTCGTCTCCGGGGGATCCGCTCACGTGGCGCGATTCCACGTGGGATTACCGAAGTGAAGATTCTCTTGATATTCAGCCTGAAATAAAACCATGGAGAATGGCGGGTGTTGCATCCCTGACTTTGATATCCTATGGTGCCGCTTACGGGTTTGTCTTAAAAAAGGGCTGGTGGGACGAAAAGGGGCATGACTTCCATTTCGAAAACGATTTTGACTACGCACTGAATCTCGATAAAATAGGGCATTTTGCCGCAGGCGTTGCCTTTAGTGAGTTTTTCTACGAAGGTTATCGTTGGGCGGGGGCGTCTGAGTTCAGGTCTTATTTGTACGCGGGTCTTTCCGCTTTGGCAACCCATATCGCCATTGATATCAAGGATGGTTTTGCGCCCAAGTGGGGCTTTAGCATTTTCGACGTACTTTCGGGCGGGCTTGGCGGATTCTTGCCGATGGCGGAGCGCTATGTGCCTTTGTTCAAGTACATTGATTTGAAGTGGAGCTATTGGATTAATTCCAACGCCTATTACAACCAAAATCATCAAGCGTCAGATGGCATATTTACGGATGATTACGTGAACCACACGTATTGGCTTTCGGTGAAACCCTACAGGTTGTTGCCGGAAGCGGCTCGCAAGTATTATCCGAGCTGGCTTGCTGTTGCTGTAGGGCTCAGCATTGACGATGGGGTGTTTACGGGATCAAAAAATCCGCATCGTGAAGTTTATATCGCACTTGATTATGATTTGGAAGCGTTCCGCCCGCAGAGTCGCTTGGCTCGCACTATTATCAAGGCGCTGAATTATTTCAAGTTGCCGGCACCGACGATTCAGGTTTATCCTAAATTTAATTGGTATTTGCTGTATCCTATAAAATTTTAG